From Caldisalinibacter kiritimatiensis, a single genomic window includes:
- the trxA gene encoding thioredoxin TrxA: MLQVDKKTFEEEVLNAEGYVLVDYYGDGCEPCKALMPHIEEFSEKYGDNMKFCKLNTAKARRLAIKQGILGLPVIAIYKDGEKVDELVKDDATPENVEEMIKKYI, from the coding sequence ATGTTACAAGTAGACAAAAAGACTTTTGAAGAGGAAGTATTAAATGCTGAAGGGTATGTTTTAGTTGATTACTATGGAGATGGATGTGAGCCTTGTAAAGCTCTTATGCCTCACATTGAAGAGTTCTCAGAAAAATATGGAGATAATATGAAGTTTTGCAAACTTAACACAGCAAAAGCTAGAAGATTAGCAATTAAGCAAGGTATATTAGGATTACCTGTAATAGCTATTTATAAAGATGGAGAAAAAGTTGATGAATTAGTTAAAGATGATGCTACACCAGAAAATGTAGAAGAAATGATAAAAAAATACATTTAG
- the trxB gene encoding thioredoxin-disulfide reductase yields the protein MENIYDVVIIGAGPAGLSAGIYAGRATLKTLIIEKQRTGGQIVTTNEVENYPGSIREATGPTLIARMVEQAEEFGAERISDDITEVDFSDKIKVVRGQKGEYKAKSVIIATGAKPRLLNCPGEKELTGKGVSYCATCDGAFFTDFDVYVIGGGDAAVEEALFLTKFARKVTIVHRRDQLRAAKLIQEKAFKNEKIDFIWNSEVKEIKGNGLVEAMVLRNRETGEETEIVANEEDGTFGIFIFIGYMPQTEVFKDVIAMDERGYIIADDNMKTNVEGVFVAGDCRVKPLRQVVTAAADGAIAAVQAEKYIDNNFDE from the coding sequence ATGGAAAACATTTATGATGTTGTAATCATAGGTGCAGGTCCAGCTGGATTATCTGCTGGAATATATGCAGGTAGAGCAACTTTAAAAACTCTTATTATTGAAAAACAAAGAACTGGAGGTCAGATAGTAACTACTAATGAAGTAGAAAACTATCCAGGTTCAATAAGAGAAGCTACAGGGCCTACGTTAATAGCAAGAATGGTTGAACAAGCAGAAGAATTTGGAGCAGAAAGAATAAGTGATGATATAACGGAAGTTGATTTTTCAGACAAGATAAAAGTAGTTAGAGGACAAAAAGGAGAGTATAAAGCTAAATCTGTAATTATAGCTACAGGAGCTAAACCAAGGTTGTTAAATTGCCCTGGTGAAAAAGAACTAACTGGTAAAGGCGTTTCTTATTGTGCTACATGTGATGGAGCATTCTTTACTGACTTTGATGTGTATGTAATAGGTGGAGGAGATGCAGCTGTAGAAGAAGCTCTTTTCTTAACAAAATTTGCACGTAAAGTAACTATAGTACACAGAAGAGACCAATTAAGAGCTGCTAAGTTAATTCAAGAAAAAGCTTTCAAAAATGAGAAAATTGATTTCATTTGGAATTCTGAAGTAAAAGAGATAAAGGGTAATGGACTAGTTGAAGCTATGGTACTAAGAAATAGAGAGACAGGAGAAGAAACTGAAATTGTGGCTAATGAAGAAGATGGAACATTTGGTATATTTATTTTCATAGGCTATATGCCTCAAACAGAAGTATTTAAGGATGTAATAGCTATGGATGAAAGAGGATACATTATTGCAGATGATAATATGAAAACTAATGTTGAAGGAGTATTTGTAGCTGGAGATTGTAGAGTTAAGCCTTTAAGACAAGTTGTAACTGCTGCTGCCGATGGTGCAATAGCTGCAGTACAAGCAGAGAAATATATTGATAATAATTTTGACGAGTAA